Proteins found in one Mytilus edulis chromosome 2, xbMytEdul2.2, whole genome shotgun sequence genomic segment:
- the LOC139513009 gene encoding uncharacterized protein, with amino-acid sequence MYYIKPSDIINLQLSKVRIAKQIQRYPKESNFLSHQNTGIKWRRHMKSLMAKNSKEQRIYVGDRVRNGVNGESGRVDEFFLKDEDQSSDCQSIFASVQCDNSSTIAVNTSGLVLLNEPNVYEGNDHGRVTNLIQLSTEKNMDLYNVPVNVFVDDTSANRSKKWNPINVWTLQIAGIPAKEKMAKNSHHFLGVTSGDAKSLATPVVEDLNTLYHEGKVMYDSYLKKEVIVTSQLGIGLMDNAMAAEFCHSMGAAAKENCRFCKYRGNFLSKGEPRTKEKTEEILQEVDQYPSHSTIHGIKRKKKADELNKAELWDPHRDLPPDLLHCRYLGDISILLSSMLSCSTDLQKENIQLAINSAEWNGFHHKCGSSFIRYHRSSQGKDFKAFVQLAPFVVKRAGYEQEVVQLWCMLAESQSSKTNSRGNMPQ; translated from the exons ATGTATTATATAAAGCCATCTGATATCATCAATTTGCAGCTATCAAAAGTTAGAATCGCCAAACAAATTCAAAG GTATCCAAAAGAATCAAATTTCCTGTCACACCAGAACACAGGGATAAAGTGGAGAAGACACATGAAGTCTCTTATGGCCAAGAACTCAAAAGAACAAAGAATATATGTTGGTGACCGTGTGCGCAATGGAGTCAATGGTGAAAGTGGGAGAGTTGATGAATTCTTTTTAAAA GATGAAGATCAATCATCAGACTGCCAGAGTATTTTTGCTTCAGTTCAGTGTGACAA tTCTTCAACTATTGCAGTAAACACTTCTGGTCTAGTATTATTGAATGAACCTAAT GTATATGAAGGAAATGATCATGGTAGAGTTACAAATCTGATCCAATTATCTACTGAAAAAAATATGGATCTGTATAATGTCCCTGTAAATGTATTTGTCGATGATACCAGTGCAAATAg atcaaaGAAATGGAATCCAATTAATGTTTGGACTCTACAAATAGCTGGTATTCCTGCTAAAGAGAAAATGGCAAAGAATTCGCATCATTTTCTTGGTGTTACGTCAGGAGATGCTAAATCTCTAGCAACACCAGTTGTAGAAGACCTGAACACACTTTACCA tGAAGGGAAAGTGATGTATGactcttatttgaaaaaagaagtaATTGTGACGTCACAACTGGGTATAGGGTTGATGGACAATGCAATGGCAGCAGAGTTCTGTCACAGTATGGGTGCTGCAGCTAAGGAAAATTGCAGATTTTGTAAG TATAGAGGTAACTTTTTGAGCAAAGGTGAGCCAAGAACAAAGGAGAAGACTGAGGAAATATTGCAGGAGGTAGATCAGTACCCCTCACATTCTACAATCCATGgcatcaaaagaaagaaaaaggcTGATGAGCTAAATAAAGCAGAGTTGTGGGATCCTCATAG gGATCTACCACCAGATTTACTGCACTGCCGATATTTGGGTGATATTTCGATATTGCTATCCTCCATGCTCAGTTGCTCCACAGATTTACAGAAG GAAAACATACAACTAGCCATTAACAGTGCTGAGTGGAATGGTTTTCATCACAAATGTGGAAGTTCTTTTATCCGCTACCATAGATCTAGTCAAGGGAAGGATTTTAAAGCTTTT GTTCAGCTTGCTCCATTTGTAGTGAAAAGGGCTGGATATGAGCAGGAAGTAGTTCAACTTTGGTGTATGCTAGCAGAG AGTCAGTCCAGCAAGACAAACAGTCGAGGAAATATGCCACAGTAG